A window from Verrucomicrobiota bacterium encodes these proteins:
- the rimJ gene encoding ribosomal protein S5-alanine N-acetyltransferase codes for MNRLLPRIETPRTIVRLAEAGEAPLVLDYYLRNRQHLEPLEPLRSANFYQENAWAARISYFLESFQADRSLNLFVFSKTNPPRVIGAIGFSNFVRGAFHACYLGYSIDKAHEGRGYMREALQASISYVFVELRLHRIMANYMPFNRRSGGLLRRLDFVVEGYARDYLQINGVWEDHVLTSLTNSEM; via the coding sequence ATGAACCGACTCTTGCCACGCATCGAGACGCCGCGCACCATCGTCCGGTTGGCGGAAGCCGGCGAAGCGCCGCTGGTCCTGGATTATTACCTGCGCAATCGTCAGCACCTCGAGCCGCTCGAACCGTTGCGCAGCGCCAATTTTTACCAGGAGAACGCGTGGGCGGCGCGGATCTCGTATTTTCTGGAGAGCTTCCAGGCGGACCGGTCCCTCAACCTTTTCGTGTTTTCCAAAACCAACCCGCCCAGAGTGATCGGCGCGATCGGGTTCAGCAATTTTGTCCGGGGCGCTTTTCACGCCTGCTACCTGGGATACAGCATTGACAAGGCGCATGAAGGCCGGGGCTACATGCGCGAGGCGTTGCAAGCCTCGATTTCGTACGTGTTCGTCGAGCTCCGCTTGCACCGCATCATGGCCAACTACATGCCGTTCAACCGGCGTAGCGGCGGGTTATTGCGCCGGCTTGATTTTGTGGTGGAAGGTTACGCCCGCGATTACCTGCAAATCAACGGCGTCTGGGAAGACCACGTGCTGACAAGCCTGACCAACTCCGAAATGTGA
- a CDS encoding DUF3500 domain-containing protein, whose product MRIWRSLLAWTGIVLVWGSRAVAGPVEDVHRWVAQLNENERRQAVLEWSDPERRHLSWIPGIRAGLALRVMRPEVQTAMWTLLRQQLSPGGFEAVRMILNQERILQKVQGGANFMDPGAYYFAIFGYPGPGPWSLRFEGHHLSLNLTYNADELIAGTPLFIGSNPEPFDESSEPKVLLSPLLAEAATVAKNVRIDVARSGVRVSLLSPDDQKRIRQVLYFSYQIYPAAERGRFTRDLDARLQNATFRYDALGLEIEGSGLHYYLQRQGELHFHSLLRDDRTDFGTGQPWPAH is encoded by the coding sequence ATGAGGATCTGGCGCTCGTTGCTGGCGTGGACCGGGATCGTGCTCGTATGGGGTTCACGAGCCGTGGCCGGGCCGGTCGAGGACGTGCACCGCTGGGTCGCACAGCTCAACGAGAACGAGCGGCGCCAGGCCGTGCTGGAGTGGAGCGATCCGGAACGCCGGCACCTGAGCTGGATCCCGGGCATCAGGGCCGGGCTGGCCCTGAGGGTGATGCGCCCCGAGGTGCAAACGGCCATGTGGACATTGCTCAGGCAACAGCTCAGCCCGGGAGGATTCGAGGCCGTCCGGATGATACTCAACCAGGAGCGGATTTTGCAAAAGGTTCAGGGGGGAGCAAATTTTATGGACCCCGGCGCGTACTATTTTGCGATCTTCGGTTATCCCGGACCGGGTCCCTGGAGTCTTCGGTTTGAGGGACACCATCTGTCCCTGAACCTGACTTATAACGCTGATGAATTGATCGCCGGCACGCCGCTCTTTATCGGGTCAAACCCGGAGCCGTTCGACGAATCGTCCGAGCCCAAGGTTCTCCTTTCGCCTCTGCTGGCGGAAGCAGCAACGGTGGCCAAGAACGTTCGAATCGACGTGGCGCGATCCGGGGTTCGCGTGAGCCTTTTATCTCCCGACGACCAGAAGCGAATCCGTCAGGTTCTGTATTTTTCCTACCAGATCTATCCCGCGGCCGAGCGTGGCCGTTTCACGCGGGACCTGGATGCCCGTCTGCAGAACGCGACGTTTCGCTACGACGCCTTGGGACTGGAAATTGAAGGGAGCGGTCTGCATTATTACCTGCAGCGCCAGGGGGAGTTGCACTTCCATTCCCTCCTGCGCGATGACCGCACGGACTTCGGGACGGGCCAGCCCTGGCCGGCGCATTGA
- a CDS encoding DUF2905 domain-containing protein produces the protein MRVQPEIGKLIIGVGVLLVIIGLVVWKVPGAWTWFGKLPGDIAVRKGDFSFYFPLASCVLISVILSLLAWLFRR, from the coding sequence ATGCGGGTGCAACCGGAGATTGGCAAATTGATCATCGGCGTCGGCGTGCTCCTGGTGATCATCGGCCTCGTAGTGTGGAAAGTGCCGGGAGCGTGGACGTGGTTCGGCAAGCTGCCGGGCGATATCGCCGTACGGAAAGGCGATTTCTCATTCTATTTTCCGCTGGCTTCCTGCGTCCTGATCAGCGTGATCCTGTCCCTTCTTGCCTGGCTGTTCCGGCGCTGA
- a CDS encoding DoxX family protein, whose protein sequence is MTGPSRSMIPVRIVLGTIFFVHGSQKLLGWFGGKGLIFSAQIFEAPYGLRPGLLWASLAALTEFYAALLVFSGLLTRLGALGLAAVMAIAICKVHLGSFLNPDGMEFPLALLGASLTLFIYGGGWWSVDHALLRPSTRDDART, encoded by the coding sequence ATGACCGGACCTTCCCGGTCGATGATTCCCGTCCGCATTGTGTTGGGCACCATCTTCTTCGTACACGGTTCGCAAAAGCTGCTGGGCTGGTTTGGTGGCAAAGGCCTCATCTTCAGCGCTCAGATTTTCGAGGCGCCTTACGGGCTTCGACCCGGGCTTTTATGGGCCTCCCTGGCCGCGCTGACCGAGTTTTACGCGGCGCTACTTGTCTTCTCCGGGTTGCTGACGCGTCTGGGTGCGCTCGGCCTCGCGGCCGTAATGGCAATCGCCATCTGCAAGGTACATCTCGGCTCGTTTCTTAACCCCGACGGCATGGAGTTTCCTCTCGCTCTGCTCGGAGCCAGTCTTACGCTGTTTATCTACGGCGGAGGTTGGTGGTCGGTTGACCACGCCTTACTGCGGCCTTCGACCCGAGACGATGCCCGTACCTGA
- a CDS encoding HAMP domain-containing histidine kinase, protein MKSTRLTVATATVGLVVFSVSLAAAVCWTRSGPGASGALLSVFLVSVVVASAVGWWLGDRLARPWEDFVRQLAGLRNSPERPLLQSQTDDPFPRTATREVNALLAELAQSQEQLNVFSAKVAHELRAPITLLQLQIDYAAGRLDPGLVEGLRAQIKRLTDYVDTALLVARAEQGNLPLSKESCNLSTLIADLLQPYDLRAKTSRRPIHCTLKQTMTAEIDPRIFGLIFNNLMSNAFYHGSGEIRVRLHQRRKVPELLIVNRVRQKADESVTHEAGTGMGLKTAYLLAQAHQGLKVEARQRQGSFVARVRFAGPADV, encoded by the coding sequence ATGAAATCAACCAGACTCACGGTGGCGACCGCGACGGTTGGCCTGGTGGTTTTCAGCGTGAGCCTAGCCGCAGCCGTTTGTTGGACCCGATCCGGCCCTGGGGCATCGGGGGCGCTGCTGTCTGTGTTTTTGGTTTCTGTGGTCGTCGCCTCCGCGGTCGGCTGGTGGCTTGGAGACCGCCTCGCCCGTCCCTGGGAGGATTTTGTGCGTCAGCTCGCGGGTTTACGTAATTCGCCTGAACGCCCTTTACTTCAATCTCAAACGGATGACCCGTTTCCGCGCACGGCGACCCGGGAGGTGAATGCCCTCCTGGCGGAACTGGCGCAATCTCAGGAGCAATTGAACGTTTTCTCCGCCAAGGTGGCGCATGAGCTCCGCGCGCCGATCACCCTGCTCCAGCTGCAGATCGATTACGCGGCCGGCAGGCTGGATCCAGGGCTCGTTGAAGGGCTCCGAGCCCAGATCAAGCGGCTCACCGACTACGTGGACACGGCGCTTTTAGTGGCCAGGGCGGAGCAAGGCAACCTGCCGTTGTCCAAGGAAAGCTGTAACCTCAGCACGCTGATCGCGGATTTGCTGCAGCCCTATGACCTGCGGGCCAAAACCAGCCGGCGCCCGATTCACTGCACATTGAAACAGACGATGACCGCGGAGATTGATCCCAGGATTTTCGGCCTGATTTTCAATAACCTAATGTCGAATGCATTCTACCATGGGTCGGGTGAAATTCGCGTCCGGCTGCACCAGAGACGCAAGGTGCCCGAATTGCTTATCGTGAATCGCGTGCGGCAGAAAGCGGATGAATCCGTGACGCATGAAGCCGGCACCGGGATGGGTCTGAAGACGGCCTACCTGCTGGCCCAGGCGCACCAGGGTCTCAAGGTGGAGGCGCGCCAGCGGCAAGGTAGCTTTGTCGCACGTGTGCGCTTTGCCGGCCCTGCGGACGTTTAA
- a CDS encoding SMP-30/gluconolactonase/LRE family protein: MKNADPDPAVNCVLPAQAMNGESPCWDPREKCLYWVDVPEGMVHRFDPGTGQDIHWRMPTKIGSLALGPPGKMIVALRTGVYRFAHESGSLELLAPPPFNPRQFFLNDGKCDREGRFWVGPMFDPLDPVSAGPRTAPLLYLDPDSWRLRPVIGHVSVSNGLGWSPDARLMYHADTEKKAVFAFDFDPATATLTNERTLAVIPSPDGGPDGGMVDAEGFYWAAIFGGGRLVRLDPEGRIEREVHLPTKYPTMCAFGGEDLQTAFVTSSSKLIRSSGKPLAETDGGIFSFRAPAPGLPTSFASEKYFRTAEAR, from the coding sequence ATGAAAAATGCTGATCCTGACCCGGCCGTGAACTGCGTTTTGCCCGCGCAAGCGATGAACGGAGAATCACCCTGCTGGGATCCCCGTGAAAAATGCCTGTATTGGGTCGACGTGCCCGAAGGCATGGTTCACCGCTTCGATCCCGGCACCGGCCAGGATATTCATTGGCGGATGCCCACCAAGATCGGCTCCCTTGCCCTGGGTCCGCCGGGGAAGATGATCGTGGCGCTTCGAACCGGGGTCTACCGTTTCGCCCACGAATCAGGGTCGCTTGAGCTGCTTGCTCCGCCACCGTTCAACCCCCGCCAATTCTTTCTGAATGACGGCAAATGCGACCGTGAAGGTCGCTTCTGGGTCGGACCGATGTTCGATCCGCTGGACCCGGTCAGCGCCGGACCGCGGACTGCGCCCCTGCTGTACCTGGATCCGGACAGTTGGCGGTTGCGGCCGGTGATCGGGCACGTCAGCGTCTCCAATGGGCTCGGATGGAGCCCCGATGCGCGTCTGATGTATCATGCCGATACCGAGAAGAAAGCCGTGTTCGCTTTCGATTTCGATCCTGCGACCGCGACCCTTACAAACGAACGCACGCTGGCGGTCATTCCCAGCCCCGACGGCGGGCCGGATGGCGGTATGGTCGACGCCGAAGGCTTTTACTGGGCCGCGATTTTTGGCGGCGGCCGGCTCGTGCGGCTGGACCCCGAAGGTAGAATCGAGCGCGAAGTCCACCTGCCGACCAAGTATCCCACCATGTGCGCGTTCGGGGGTGAAGATTTGCAAACGGCCTTTGTGACATCATCGTCAAAGCTCATCCGGTCCAGCGGAAAACCTTTGGCGGAAACTGACGGCGGAATCTTTTCTTTCCGTGCGCCTGCGCCCGGTTTACCCACGAGCTTCGCTTCGGAAAAATACTTCCGGACCGCGGAAGCCCGGTGA
- a CDS encoding DedA family protein yields the protein MTTPAANHFLLVGLFFLPFVNEDSAVVSAALMGCQRVFPYWETFIACALGMWVSDFGVYIVCRLGGRPLLESRWARRLLPLDKTGQATRWFHLHGALALVLSRFVLGIRTALLVVSGLVAYPSRRFLVVTFFGALGWLFLVFSLFATLGPGATALFGLRWAIALVAVTGGGTMMARKVPRTQ from the coding sequence ATGACCACTCCAGCGGCTAATCATTTCCTGCTCGTCGGGCTGTTTTTCCTCCCGTTCGTGAATGAGGATTCAGCCGTGGTGAGCGCCGCTTTGATGGGCTGCCAGCGAGTTTTCCCGTATTGGGAAACCTTTATCGCCTGTGCGCTCGGGATGTGGGTCAGCGATTTTGGCGTTTACATCGTGTGCAGATTGGGCGGGCGCCCGCTGCTTGAGTCCAGGTGGGCGCGGCGGCTGCTCCCCCTGGATAAAACGGGTCAAGCGACCCGCTGGTTCCATTTGCACGGGGCCCTTGCGCTGGTTCTCAGCCGGTTCGTGCTCGGGATTCGGACCGCCCTGCTGGTGGTTTCCGGCCTGGTGGCCTACCCGAGCCGCCGCTTCCTGGTGGTGACCTTTTTCGGCGCGTTGGGCTGGTTGTTCCTGGTCTTTTCGCTGTTTGCAACGTTAGGTCCAGGCGCAACCGCCCTTTTCGGCCTGCGTTGGGCGATCGCCCTGGTCGCGGTTACGGGCGGCGGCACGATGATGGCCAGAAAAGTGCCGCGGACTCAGTAA
- a CDS encoding glycoside hydrolase family 3 C-terminal domain-containing protein — translation MRLVDPGKVILIGLFINACNVSVRGEQGQSTAAPGDVDTRVNTIFSQLAPDAKLSYIGGTGFFDLKPVPPVPDFPGNLNPQIYQTDAGLGVRRNSPGVRFPSGLTLAATWNPNLAREQGAAMGQDTRARGYFAIEGPGMDVYRVPLGGRNFEYLTGEDPFLGSELAVQEVLGIQSQGAWACAKHYVCNDEEENRTEVNIRVDERTLREIYLPPFEASVKAGHVATVMGAYDKVNGDWCCENSFLLQKVLKGDWGFTGILVSDYEAIHNGVRAALNGCDVDLPAGKHMNPATLGPVISAGLLPVSTIDDKVRRILRGVISFGFLDRQQLDPAVPLDNPYSERVALEIAREGIVLLKNRVDLLPFGPGVRSIAVLGARALGAPPTGFGSSYVTPISWVSELDGIRSAAAPGTRVDYIPACTPRPEDSAWEHIDEHGEIAGGLKGEYFANNYLSGQPAATRIDLHLNLEWTTGITPETASVATGQVPPQIPSTSQATFSARWSGQIRPQIPGAHVFKVRGDGGLRLSVEGRVLIDNFNNPDLPSIVYGPTPARSARIDLQAGRTYRVVIEYRRVKGFFNSFEQGGLQGIQASWAALQAPPGLEKYDAVVMCLGLGEEYEGEGCDRAFQLPEFEDELIRNLSRVNPHTVVCLHGGGNFDSLPWIDQAGACLHTFYPGQNGGQALAEILFGRVNPSGKLPVTFERRLEDNPAYATFPEQLHGHTAEIAYAEGLYIGYRGYEKRSVTPLFPFGYGLSYTTFDFSGLKVTPAAFDGTAPVTVTFIVKNTGQRAGAEVAQLYVRQNNPPIERPIKELKGFRKVYLDPGQSEQVSLTLDQRSVAYWNTATQQWTALPGSYTVLVGASSQDIRLSGDFSLTRELTAGP, via the coding sequence ATGAGGTTAGTTGATCCAGGAAAGGTTATCTTGATCGGGTTGTTCATCAACGCATGCAACGTGAGTGTGCGCGGCGAACAGGGTCAGTCTACCGCCGCGCCGGGCGACGTGGATACCAGGGTAAACACCATCTTCTCCCAACTGGCGCCGGACGCGAAGCTGAGTTACATCGGGGGCACCGGGTTTTTCGATTTAAAGCCGGTGCCTCCGGTACCTGACTTCCCGGGCAACCTGAATCCGCAAATCTATCAAACGGATGCGGGGTTAGGCGTACGCCGCAACTCTCCCGGGGTAAGATTTCCCTCCGGACTAACTTTAGCCGCGACGTGGAATCCAAATCTCGCCCGGGAACAGGGCGCCGCCATGGGACAAGACACCCGTGCGCGCGGCTATTTCGCCATCGAGGGCCCGGGGATGGACGTCTACCGGGTTCCGCTCGGGGGACGAAATTTCGAGTACCTGACCGGAGAAGATCCCTTCCTCGGGAGCGAACTGGCTGTCCAGGAGGTTCTGGGCATCCAGAGCCAGGGCGCCTGGGCCTGCGCCAAGCATTACGTCTGTAATGATGAGGAGGAAAATCGTACGGAGGTCAACATCAGGGTCGACGAGCGGACGCTGCGCGAGATCTACCTGCCGCCGTTTGAGGCGTCGGTGAAAGCCGGCCACGTTGCCACGGTGATGGGCGCCTACGACAAGGTAAATGGTGACTGGTGCTGCGAGAACTCGTTTCTGCTCCAGAAAGTGCTGAAAGGCGACTGGGGGTTTACCGGCATTCTGGTGTCGGATTACGAAGCCATTCACAATGGGGTCAGAGCGGCGCTGAACGGTTGCGACGTGGATCTCCCCGCGGGCAAGCATATGAACCCGGCGACGCTCGGGCCGGTAATCAGCGCCGGCCTTTTGCCCGTTTCAACCATCGACGACAAGGTGCGCCGGATCCTGCGCGGGGTAATTTCTTTCGGGTTCCTGGATCGCCAGCAACTTGATCCGGCTGTCCCTCTTGACAATCCTTACAGCGAGCGCGTCGCCCTCGAGATCGCCCGTGAAGGCATCGTGCTGCTCAAAAACCGGGTCGATCTGCTGCCGTTCGGCCCCGGGGTCCGGTCCATTGCCGTCCTTGGGGCACGCGCCCTCGGCGCACCGCCGACCGGGTTCGGCAGTTCGTACGTCACGCCGATCAGTTGGGTCAGCGAACTGGATGGCATCCGCTCCGCCGCCGCGCCGGGCACCCGGGTGGATTACATCCCGGCCTGCACGCCCAGGCCCGAGGACTCTGCCTGGGAACACATCGACGAACATGGTGAGATCGCCGGGGGCCTGAAAGGGGAATACTTCGCAAACAACTATCTCTCGGGCCAACCGGCAGCCACCCGGATCGATCTCCATTTGAACCTCGAATGGACTACCGGGATAACGCCGGAGACGGCGTCGGTGGCCACCGGTCAAGTCCCGCCGCAAATTCCGTCCACGAGCCAGGCAACCTTCTCGGCCCGTTGGTCCGGGCAGATCCGCCCGCAAATCCCGGGCGCCCACGTCTTCAAGGTTCGCGGCGACGGCGGGTTGCGGTTATCGGTTGAGGGCCGGGTGTTGATCGATAACTTCAATAACCCTGATCTGCCTTCGATCGTATATGGCCCCACCCCGGCGCGATCAGCCCGGATTGACCTGCAAGCCGGCCGGACTTACCGCGTGGTGATCGAGTACCGCCGGGTAAAAGGCTTTTTCAACTCCTTCGAACAGGGCGGCTTGCAGGGGATCCAGGCGAGCTGGGCTGCACTGCAGGCTCCGCCCGGCCTGGAGAAGTATGACGCCGTGGTGATGTGCCTGGGCCTAGGTGAGGAGTATGAAGGCGAAGGTTGTGACCGCGCCTTCCAGTTGCCGGAGTTCGAAGATGAACTGATCCGGAATCTCTCCCGGGTGAACCCGCACACCGTCGTGTGCCTGCACGGCGGCGGCAACTTCGATTCCCTGCCTTGGATCGACCAGGCAGGCGCCTGCCTGCACACGTTCTACCCGGGCCAAAACGGCGGCCAGGCACTAGCCGAAATCCTCTTTGGCAGGGTAAATCCGTCAGGCAAGTTGCCGGTGACCTTTGAACGCCGGCTCGAAGACAACCCCGCGTACGCCACTTTCCCTGAGCAACTGCATGGGCATACGGCCGAAATCGCGTACGCCGAAGGGCTTTACATCGGCTACCGGGGTTATGAAAAGCGCAGCGTCACGCCGCTGTTTCCGTTCGGTTACGGCCTGTCCTACACAACATTCGACTTCTCCGGCCTAAAGGTTACCCCCGCTGCCTTCGACGGAACCGCGCCGGTGACGGTGACGTTCATCGTCAAGAATACCGGCCAACGGGCGGGCGCCGAAGTCGCCCAGCTCTACGTACGCCAAAACAACCCGCCCATCGAACGGCCCATCAAGGAGTTGAAGGGGTTCAGGAAAGTTTACCTGGACCCGGGCCAATCGGAACAGGTCAGCCTCACCCTGGACCAGCGTTCGGTCGCGTACTGGAACACGGCGACCCAGCAATGGACGGCTCTACCCGGCTCCTACACGGTCCTGGTTGGCGCATCGTCACAGGACATCAGGCTTTCTGGCGACTTTTCCCTAACCCGCGAACTCACTGCCGGGCCGTAG
- a CDS encoding response regulator: MAAVPRFSDRKLTFLVVDDEPFILEYVRQVLSRLGQRVLTARNGDEAWSLFERQRNTIDFLLTDIMMPDSIDGFTLAERVRQVKPSLPILFITGALPDDDPRTLDLVERRLLLKKPFFPEQLITLLQSHLSPAGSAV; this comes from the coding sequence ATGGCCGCTGTACCCCGCTTTTCTGACCGAAAGCTCACGTTTTTGGTGGTTGACGATGAACCGTTCATCCTGGAATACGTTCGCCAGGTGCTGTCGCGCCTGGGCCAACGGGTCTTGACTGCACGCAACGGCGACGAAGCCTGGTCCCTGTTTGAGCGCCAGCGCAACACCATCGACTTCCTGCTCACTGATATCATGATGCCGGATTCAATCGACGGCTTTACCCTGGCGGAACGCGTGCGGCAGGTTAAACCGTCGCTGCCGATTCTTTTCATCACGGGTGCTTTGCCGGATGATGATCCCCGGACATTGGACCTTGTGGAAAGGCGGCTGCTGCTCAAAAAGCCGTTTTTCCCCGAACAGCTCATAACCCTCTTGCAATCGCACCTTAGCCCCGCCGGTTCCGCGGTTTGA
- a CDS encoding aldo/keto reductase translates to MAKIGTTDLDVFPLALGGNVFGWTADEQQSFAVLDAYAAAGGNFIDTADMYSEWGPGNSGGESETIIGRWMKARGNRDRMIIATKVGKLSRLSGLSAKTIRVGVEQSLERLQTDRIDLYYAHADDPETSLEETLEAFNALVHAGKVRYIAASNYSASRLAEALEVSKRRGFARYVALQPHYNLMERDEYEGALADVVQLEGLSAVPYFALAKGFLTGKYRPGGPEVNSVRAEGARAYLDERGLRVLTALDDIAAAHHTTQAAIALAWLLAQPTVAAPIASARNPAQLAEILSFVDLQLTRDELNRLTTASTRNS, encoded by the coding sequence ATGGCGAAAATTGGTACGACTGATCTCGACGTTTTCCCCCTCGCGCTTGGCGGGAACGTTTTCGGCTGGACGGCAGATGAGCAACAATCTTTTGCCGTGCTCGATGCCTACGCCGCTGCGGGCGGCAACTTTATCGATACCGCCGATATGTACTCGGAATGGGGACCGGGGAACTCGGGCGGTGAATCGGAAACGATCATCGGGCGCTGGATGAAAGCGCGCGGAAACCGTGACCGCATGATCATAGCCACCAAGGTCGGCAAACTCTCGCGCCTCTCCGGGTTGTCGGCCAAGACCATCCGGGTTGGGGTCGAACAATCTTTGGAGCGGTTGCAGACCGACCGCATCGATTTGTATTACGCGCACGCGGATGACCCGGAAACTTCCTTGGAAGAAACCCTGGAAGCCTTTAACGCCCTGGTGCATGCCGGCAAAGTGCGTTACATCGCGGCTTCGAACTACTCGGCATCGCGCCTGGCGGAAGCGCTCGAGGTTTCAAAACGCCGAGGGTTCGCCCGGTACGTCGCTTTGCAACCGCACTACAATCTTATGGAGCGGGACGAGTACGAGGGCGCCCTGGCTGACGTGGTGCAGCTGGAAGGCTTGTCGGCGGTTCCGTATTTTGCGTTGGCGAAAGGTTTTCTGACCGGTAAATACCGTCCGGGCGGTCCGGAGGTGAACAGCGTTCGCGCCGAAGGTGCCCGCGCTTACCTTGACGAGCGCGGTCTGCGGGTGCTGACCGCACTCGACGACATCGCCGCCGCCCATCACACGACGCAGGCAGCCATCGCGCTGGCGTGGTTGCTGGCGCAGCCGACGGTGGCGGCGCCGATCGCCAGCGCTCGTAACCCCGCGCAGTTGGCCGAAATCCTTTCGTTCGTCGATCTGCAATTGACTCGGGATGAACTCAACCGCCTCACGACTGCTTCCACCCGTAATTCATAA
- a CDS encoding MFS transporter, giving the protein MEARPQTESIHPSHHRPENTVLAIILAVSFCHLLNDTIQSLIPSLYPILKDNYRLSFGQIGLITLTFQLTASLLQPMVGLYTDHFPQPRSLAIGMGFTLVGLLLLSVAGSYPVILVAAALVGMGSSVFHPEASRMARMASGGRHGFAQSLFQVGGNAGQSLGPLLAALVIVPGGQSKIAWFSALALLAIIILANVGGWYARNLSRRKGNKPGVHGVQPAVNAPGRVTGALAVLIALMFSKFFYLASMGSYYTFYLINKFHLPIQTAQLYLFLFLVSVAAGTILGGPIGDRFGRKYVIWVSILGVAPFTLALPYADLLITAVLTVIIGLILSSAFSAILVYAQELIPGKVGMISGLFFGFAFGMGGIGSAVLGQLADRTSIEFVFHVCSFLPLIGLLTAFLPAIEHHHPQAAVPAVPAGDGR; this is encoded by the coding sequence ATGGAAGCTCGTCCGCAGACTGAATCGATTCATCCTTCGCACCATCGTCCTGAGAACACCGTGCTGGCCATCATTCTGGCCGTAAGTTTCTGCCACCTCCTTAACGACACGATTCAGTCGCTCATCCCTTCCCTGTACCCCATCCTGAAAGACAATTATCGGCTTAGCTTCGGCCAGATCGGCCTGATTACGCTCACGTTTCAGCTGACGGCTTCGCTGCTGCAGCCGATGGTGGGCCTCTACACCGACCATTTCCCGCAGCCTCGCTCCCTGGCGATAGGCATGGGTTTTACGCTGGTCGGTTTGCTGCTTTTGTCTGTGGCGGGAAGTTACCCGGTAATCCTGGTTGCGGCGGCATTGGTCGGGATGGGTTCCTCGGTTTTTCATCCGGAAGCTTCGCGCATGGCCCGGATGGCCTCGGGCGGCCGTCACGGCTTTGCGCAGTCGCTTTTCCAGGTGGGCGGCAATGCCGGCCAGTCGCTCGGGCCGTTGCTGGCCGCCCTCGTCATCGTTCCCGGCGGACAGTCCAAGATTGCATGGTTTTCCGCGCTGGCGCTCCTTGCAATTATTATCCTCGCCAATGTGGGCGGCTGGTACGCCCGTAACCTCTCACGGCGCAAAGGTAATAAACCGGGCGTACACGGCGTTCAGCCGGCGGTGAACGCACCGGGGCGGGTAACCGGCGCGCTGGCCGTGCTGATCGCGCTGATGTTTTCGAAATTTTTCTACCTGGCCAGCATGGGCAGCTATTACACCTTTTACCTGATCAACAAATTTCATCTGCCGATCCAGACCGCGCAGCTTTATCTCTTCCTGTTCCTGGTTTCAGTCGCTGCCGGCACCATTCTGGGCGGTCCCATCGGCGACCGTTTCGGCCGCAAATACGTGATTTGGGTGTCGATTCTGGGCGTGGCGCCGTTCACCCTGGCGCTGCCTTACGCCGACCTGTTGATCACCGCGGTGCTGACGGTGATCATCGGCCTGATCCTTTCCTCCGCATTTTCGGCGATTCTGGTGTATGCCCAGGAACTTATCCCGGGCAAGGTGGGCATGATTTCCGGCCTCTTTTTCGGATTCGCCTTCGGGATGGGTGGGATCGGGTCAGCCGTGCTCGGGCAATTGGCTGACCGTACGAGCATTGAATTCGTTTTCCACGTTTGCTCGTTCCTGCCGTTGATCGGACTGCTGACGGCCTTTTTGCCGGCCATCGAGCATCATCATCCCCAGGCGGCCGTACCGGCCGTACCGGCCGGAGATGGCCGGTGA
- a CDS encoding non-heme iron oxygenase ferredoxin subunit, translating into MALQRICARSELLPGSWKRIDEPPIAVYDVAGELFAIKDVCTHAWARLSDGEVDGQSVVCPLHGACFSLSTGEALTPPAVDPVETFAVVLKDGDVYVELD; encoded by the coding sequence ATGGCTTTGCAACGGATCTGTGCCAGGTCGGAGCTCTTGCCGGGAAGTTGGAAGCGGATCGACGAGCCTCCCATCGCCGTGTACGACGTGGCGGGTGAACTTTTTGCCATCAAAGACGTCTGTACCCACGCCTGGGCCCGCTTGTCGGACGGCGAAGTTGACGGGCAATCCGTCGTTTGCCCCTTGCACGGCGCCTGTTTTTCACTCAGCACCGGTGAAGCGCTCACGCCCCCGGCGGTCGACCCGGTAGAAACCTTCGCGGTCGTGCTGAAAGACGGGGACGTCTACGTGGAACTCGATTAA